From Arcticibacter tournemirensis, one genomic window encodes:
- a CDS encoding RNA polymerase sigma factor, whose translation MNISRKVTVDDLLEGCRRGERRTQELLYKLLGSKMMGICMRYAKDRFEAEDMLQVGFVKVFQKVKEFRGEGSFEGWIRRIMINSAIEVYRKNQRMINVVDIDEVYDAPQSMFDMNKLEAKDLLNLIQHLSSGYRVVFNLYAIEGYSHKEIAEQLGITEGASKSQLSRARAILKEKIVKMEGDKHANYVG comes from the coding sequence ATGAATATAAGTCGTAAAGTGACAGTAGACGATCTGCTTGAGGGATGCCGGCGTGGAGAGCGAAGGACCCAGGAGCTGTTGTATAAATTACTCGGATCAAAAATGATGGGTATTTGTATGCGTTATGCTAAAGATCGCTTTGAGGCAGAAGATATGTTACAGGTAGGCTTTGTAAAGGTGTTTCAAAAGGTAAAGGAGTTTCGCGGAGAGGGTTCATTTGAAGGCTGGATAAGGCGTATAATGATAAACTCGGCAATAGAAGTGTACCGGAAAAATCAGAGAATGATAAACGTGGTGGATATTGACGAAGTGTATGATGCCCCACAGAGCATGTTTGACATGAACAAACTCGAAGCGAAGGATCTTCTTAACCTGATACAGCATCTTTCGAGCGGCTACAGGGTGGTATTTAATCTTTATGCTATTGAAGGATATTCACATAAAGAGATCGCAGAGCAATTAGGTATAACCGAAGGAGCTTCAAAATCGCAGTTATCTCGTGCCAGGGCGATCCTGAAAGAAAAAATAGTTAAAATGGAGGGTGATAAACATGCAAACTATGTCGGATAA
- a CDS encoding ABC transporter ATP-binding protein, translating to MNNAIIELQEVSKIYQNNPLAGVQSVSLSIPEGLVTVISGESGSGKSTLLKLISGLMSPDSGVVLYKNGPVMGPESRLIPGHDAMKTVAQDFNLNIYARVYDNIAGLLSNTNLKEKQQKTFEVMEFLKIDHLAQKRAVDLSGGEQQRVAIARAIITGPEVLLLDEPFSQVDSILKNELRADIKRMSRYLGITAILVSHDPLDGLSLADKMIVLKDGEVLEEGAPSDLYNAPGCLYTAQLLSNCNVLSSEDARELDIYTGKDTVAVYAEWVRLNRNDDSLTFTVKDCFFKGFYEEVLLERNGVKLRAINTGNFRYVKGQEVGVSIDRFVEF from the coding sequence ATGAATAACGCTATTATAGAACTACAGGAAGTAAGTAAAATATATCAGAATAATCCACTGGCGGGAGTGCAATCCGTAAGCCTTTCCATTCCGGAGGGCCTGGTAACAGTGATATCGGGTGAGAGCGGAAGTGGGAAGAGCACGCTGCTGAAACTTATTTCGGGATTAATGAGTCCGGATAGTGGGGTTGTATTATATAAGAACGGGCCTGTTATGGGCCCCGAAAGCCGGTTAATCCCCGGACACGATGCAATGAAAACCGTGGCCCAGGATTTTAATTTAAATATCTACGCTCGGGTTTACGATAATATTGCCGGCTTGCTTTCTAATACGAATCTCAAAGAAAAGCAGCAGAAGACCTTCGAGGTGATGGAATTTCTCAAAATTGACCATCTGGCACAGAAGCGCGCAGTTGATCTGAGTGGAGGAGAGCAGCAAAGAGTAGCAATAGCAAGAGCCATTATTACTGGTCCTGAAGTATTATTGCTTGACGAGCCCTTTAGTCAGGTTGACTCCATACTGAAAAACGAACTGCGTGCCGATATTAAACGGATGTCGCGGTACCTGGGGATCACTGCAATACTCGTATCACACGACCCTCTCGACGGACTGTCACTTGCCGACAAGATGATTGTCCTTAAAGATGGAGAAGTACTCGAAGAAGGCGCCCCGTCTGACCTATACAATGCGCCGGGATGTTTATATACTGCCCAGCTGCTTTCAAACTGCAATGTACTCTCTTCTGAAGATGCCCGGGAATTAGACATATACACAGGGAAGGATACGGTTGCCGTATATGCAGAGTGGGTAAGGTTAAATAGGAACGATGACTCGCTGACTTTCACCGTGAAGGACTGCTTCTTTAAGGGCTTCTATGAAGAAGTTCTGTTAGAACGAAACGGCGTGAAATTAAGGGCAATCAATACCGGAAATTTCCGCTATGTAAAAGGGCAGGAGGTTGGTGTTAGTATCGACAGGTTTGTGGAGTTTTGA
- a CDS encoding ORF6N domain-containing protein codes for MNGQQNMQVVPDEVVISKIYQIRGQKVMLDRDLAELYGVETKRLKEQVKRNQDRFPPPYMFELTEREFATLRSQNATSKEGRGGSRYLPMVFTEHGVLQLSNVLKSARAIEVSFKIIDVFVKLREMLSGNTALKLEIEYIKNRLNNQDKNMEIVFQYLDELLEKKEQPAEPRKAIGYRIGGEKEGNSK; via the coding sequence ATGAACGGGCAACAAAATATGCAGGTAGTACCCGATGAAGTAGTGATTAGTAAGATCTACCAAATCAGGGGACAGAAGGTCATGCTGGACCGGGACCTTGCGGAGCTTTACGGAGTAGAGACAAAACGTCTGAAAGAACAGGTAAAACGTAATCAGGACCGCTTTCCTCCTCCTTATATGTTTGAACTGACCGAACGGGAGTTTGCAACTTTGAGGTCGCAAAATGCGACCTCAAAAGAGGGGCGGGGCGGAAGCCGCTACTTACCTATGGTGTTTACAGAACATGGCGTGTTGCAACTGTCCAATGTTCTAAAAAGTGCGCGGGCGATAGAAGTAAGCTTTAAGATCATTGATGTGTTTGTAAAACTAAGGGAAATGCTTTCAGGGAATACAGCACTCAAACTGGAAATCGAATACATCAAAAATAGACTGAACAATCAGGACAAGAATATGGAGATCGTCTTTCAGTATCTGGACGAACTGCTGGAAAAAAAAGAACAACCGGCAGAGCCCAGGAAAGCCATCGGCTACCGGATTGGTGGAGAGAAAGAAGGGAACTCAAAGTAA
- a CDS encoding outer membrane beta-barrel protein: MKRIFILFIVLTAVNTIYADEVYNKSLPTDSTKTSRTVTKSKKTEVSLSIGKSDESRSEEDGSKGSRHSGVSFGLTFARFDIGFSKLIDNGSFTLSPENEFLEYDGWKTSNVGFDLLQFGYRFNSAFKIYLSGGVDWTHLRLERNITMRRNAPVLEYDESDIQFSKNRFSSTYLRIPLSFEFRTKEDKSGKKFRFIAGPDMGFLLNGRVKQKSNENGKQKFNDDYHFTKFRYGAFARIGYGGAGLYAKYYFNDMFEKSPAQKGLKNMAFGLSIGF; encoded by the coding sequence ATGAAGCGAATATTTATTTTATTTATAGTGCTTACAGCGGTTAACACTATATACGCAGATGAAGTTTACAACAAAAGCCTCCCTACTGATTCTACTAAAACAAGCCGGACTGTTACAAAGAGCAAAAAGACAGAAGTTAGTCTTTCGATAGGGAAAAGTGATGAGAGCCGTAGCGAAGAAGATGGCTCGAAAGGTTCGCGACATTCAGGTGTGTCTTTCGGTTTAACGTTTGCCCGCTTTGATATCGGTTTTTCTAAGTTGATAGATAACGGAAGCTTTACGCTTTCTCCAGAGAACGAATTCCTGGAATACGACGGCTGGAAAACAAGTAATGTAGGTTTTGATCTTCTTCAGTTTGGATATCGCTTCAACAGTGCATTTAAAATATATCTCTCAGGTGGGGTTGACTGGACTCACCTCCGTTTAGAGCGCAATATCACCATGAGAAGAAATGCCCCTGTACTTGAATATGATGAATCCGATATTCAGTTCAGTAAGAATCGCTTTTCCTCCACCTACCTTCGGATTCCACTATCCTTTGAGTTCAGGACGAAGGAAGATAAAAGCGGCAAGAAATTCCGCTTCATAGCCGGGCCGGATATGGGCTTTCTCCTTAACGGACGCGTGAAGCAAAAGAGTAACGAAAACGGAAAACAGAAGTTTAACGATGATTATCACTTCACTAAATTCAGATACGGAGCGTTCGCCAGGATAGGATATGGTGGCGCTGGCTTATATGCAAAATATTATTTCAACGACATGTTTGAAAAGAGCCCTGCTCAAAAAGGACTTAAAAATATGGCCTTCGGCCTTAGCATAGGATTTTAA
- the leuB gene encoding 3-isopropylmalate dehydrogenase, which produces MKLNIALLAGDGIGPEVIDQAVKVVNAVAVKFNHEVNWTSALTGAAAIDAVGEPYPDETHEVCMAADAVLFGAIGHPRFDNDPKATVRPEQGLLKMRKKLGLYANVRPTFTFPSLIDNSPLKRERIEGTDLIILRELTGGIYFGERGRKDDGNTAFDTCTYTREEIQRLAKLGFELAMTRGKKLCCVDKANVLESSRLWRETVQDMEKDFPEVEVSYEFVDAVAMRLVQWPKSYDVIITENLFGDILTDEASVISGSMGLMPSASVGIHTSLYEPIHGSYPQAAGKDIANPLATVLSAAMMFEDAFGLKEEAELIRTVVNKSLTEGIVTEDLAGKDNKAYKTSEVGDWLAKNI; this is translated from the coding sequence ATGAAACTAAACATAGCCCTTTTAGCAGGAGATGGAATAGGGCCTGAAGTAATAGACCAGGCAGTTAAAGTAGTAAATGCAGTTGCTGTAAAGTTTAATCACGAAGTAAACTGGACTTCTGCTTTAACCGGAGCAGCAGCCATTGATGCAGTTGGCGAGCCTTATCCTGATGAAACCCATGAAGTATGTATGGCCGCCGACGCCGTTTTATTTGGTGCCATTGGCCACCCCCGCTTCGACAACGACCCTAAGGCTACAGTACGTCCCGAGCAGGGGCTGCTTAAAATGCGTAAAAAACTGGGCCTCTATGCTAATGTTCGCCCGACCTTTACATTTCCATCGTTAATCGACAATTCTCCTTTAAAGAGAGAGCGGATTGAAGGCACCGACTTAATCATCCTCCGTGAGTTAACCGGAGGTATTTACTTCGGCGAGAGAGGAAGAAAAGATGATGGCAACACGGCCTTTGATACATGCACATATACACGTGAAGAAATACAACGGCTTGCAAAGCTCGGCTTTGAACTTGCCATGACTCGCGGAAAGAAACTGTGCTGCGTAGATAAAGCCAACGTCCTTGAAAGTTCACGCCTGTGGAGGGAAACCGTACAGGACATGGAAAAGGATTTTCCCGAAGTTGAAGTAAGTTACGAATTTGTGGATGCAGTAGCTATGCGACTGGTTCAATGGCCGAAATCATACGACGTGATTATCACAGAGAACCTCTTTGGCGATATCCTTACAGATGAAGCTTCTGTAATTTCAGGATCTATGGGATTAATGCCTTCTGCATCTGTCGGCATCCACACCTCTCTTTACGAGCCGATCCATGGATCATATCCGCAGGCTGCAGGTAAAGATATCGCTAATCCGCTGGCAACGGTATTATCGGCGGCAATGATGTTTGAAGATGCATTTGGCTTAAAAGAAGAAGCAGAACTCATCCGGACAGTAGTTAACAAGTCGCTCACCGAGGGGATCGTAACAGAAGACCTTGCCGGAAAAGACAACAAAGCCTACAAAACCAGCGAAGTCGGCGACTGGCTGGCAAAAAACATATAA
- a CDS encoding 2-isopropylmalate synthase → MLHDPNRIFIFDTTLRDGEQVPGSQLTTPEKIIIGEALQSLGVDIIEAGFPISSPGDFQSVIELSKIIREPIICALSRAKKGDIDLAADALKYAKHPRIHTGIGASDMHIKYKFNSTREEILERAVEAVKYAKKFVEDIEFYAEDAGRADNVYLAQMIEAVIAAGATVVNIPDTNGYCLPEEYGAKIRFLKENVKNIDQAVISVHCHNDLGLATANSMAGLQNGARQVECTINGIGERAGNTSLEEVVMILKTHRSLNLHNSINTKHLYKLSGMVSRMMRMPVQPNKAIIGKNAFAHSSGIHQDGVLKHRENYEIINPEDVGIDQSEIILTARSGRHALKHHLERLGYSVDRIDLDHAYERFLEMADKKKEIKDDDLLLLMGNGNDTNYKNGVKIQSLKVICGEETSPQATVKLSYNGNEVEATASGNGPVSATIKAIESILGNHVEIKEFNIHSIEGGSDDVSKVDMRVIHEEKSYMGYGFSTDIVRASANAYLDALNKFV, encoded by the coding sequence ATGTTACACGATCCTAACCGCATATTTATTTTTGACACAACACTCCGCGACGGAGAACAGGTACCCGGTTCTCAGCTCACAACTCCTGAGAAGATCATTATAGGTGAGGCACTTCAGTCGTTGGGCGTAGATATTATTGAAGCAGGATTCCCTATTTCCAGTCCTGGCGACTTCCAAAGCGTTATTGAGCTGTCAAAAATAATTCGCGAGCCTATCATCTGCGCACTGAGCCGTGCTAAAAAGGGAGATATAGACCTTGCAGCTGATGCATTGAAATATGCGAAACATCCACGTATACATACGGGCATCGGCGCCTCCGATATGCATATTAAGTATAAGTTTAACAGCACAAGAGAGGAGATCCTTGAGCGGGCTGTAGAAGCTGTTAAATACGCAAAGAAGTTTGTTGAGGATATTGAGTTCTATGCAGAAGATGCTGGCAGGGCCGACAATGTATATCTGGCTCAAATGATCGAAGCCGTTATTGCGGCAGGTGCAACTGTAGTTAATATCCCGGATACCAATGGATATTGCCTGCCGGAAGAATATGGAGCGAAAATCCGTTTTCTGAAAGAAAATGTAAAAAATATTGATCAGGCCGTTATTTCAGTACATTGCCACAACGACCTCGGCCTGGCAACAGCAAACAGCATGGCCGGCCTTCAGAACGGAGCCCGCCAGGTTGAATGTACTATTAACGGAATAGGTGAACGTGCGGGAAATACTTCACTGGAAGAGGTAGTGATGATCCTCAAAACACACCGTTCACTGAACCTTCATAACAGCATAAACACAAAGCATTTATATAAATTAAGCGGAATGGTAAGCCGCATGATGCGCATGCCTGTACAGCCAAACAAGGCAATTATAGGAAAGAACGCATTTGCACATAGCTCGGGGATCCATCAGGATGGCGTACTTAAACACCGCGAGAATTATGAAATAATAAACCCGGAGGACGTTGGGATCGATCAGTCTGAAATCATCCTGACGGCACGCAGCGGCAGGCATGCCCTGAAGCATCACCTTGAACGCCTGGGGTATTCTGTAGATCGTATCGACCTGGATCATGCTTATGAGCGCTTTCTCGAAATGGCTGATAAGAAAAAAGAGATCAAAGATGATGACCTTCTTTTACTCATGGGCAACGGCAATGATACAAACTATAAAAACGGGGTAAAAATACAATCGCTGAAGGTAATCTGCGGCGAAGAAACCAGTCCCCAGGCAACGGTAAAACTAAGCTATAACGGAAATGAAGTTGAAGCGACAGCCTCTGGTAACGGCCCGGTTAGCGCCACGATTAAGGCGATCGAGAGCATACTGGGCAATCATGTGGAGATTAAAGAATTTAATATCCATTCCATCGAAGGGGGAAGCGATGATGTTAGTAAGGTAGACATGAGGGTGATCCACGAAGAGAAATCATACATGGGCTACGGATTCAGCACCGATATCGTGAGAGCTTCTGCGAATGCGTACCTCGATGCCCTGAATAAATTTGTATAG
- a CDS encoding alpha-isopropylmalate synthase regulatory domain-containing protein — protein sequence MSKLNAEKRKIEIMDTTLRDGEQTSGVSFSISEKLTITQLLLDELRVDRVEVASARVSDGEFGAVKAITDWAEKNGYINAIEVLSFVDNGVSIEWMEKAGVRVQNLLTKGSLNHLTHQLKKTPEQHFAEIATVIQSAKSKGIDTNIYLEDWSNGMRHSPDYTWQYLEFLSTQPVKRIMLPDTLGVLTPSETSQFISAIRTKFPQLHFDFHAHNDYDLATSNVLEAVKAGINGLHLTVNGMGERAGNAPMASVVAVINDFLPEAEIALKESSIYKVSKLVETFSGVRIPTNKPIVGENVFTQTAGIHADGDNKSNLYCNALLPERFGRKRKYALGKTSGKANIEKNLQELGLKLNNEDLKKVTQRVIELGDKKEAVTTEDLPYIISDVLNSKLYEEKVIVESYVLTHSKGLRPSATLAVCINGKLFEEHAQGDGQFDAFMNALTKVYSRINMKLPKLVDYAVRIAPGSNSDALCETIITWETNNKTFITRGLDSDQTVCAIKATQKMLNII from the coding sequence ATGAGCAAGCTAAACGCCGAAAAAAGAAAAATTGAGATAATGGATACCACACTCCGCGATGGTGAACAAACATCGGGAGTATCGTTTTCTATTTCAGAAAAACTAACCATTACACAATTACTCCTTGACGAGCTCAGGGTAGACCGCGTAGAAGTTGCGTCCGCCCGTGTTTCTGACGGCGAGTTCGGAGCAGTTAAAGCCATAACAGACTGGGCAGAAAAAAACGGATACATAAACGCGATAGAGGTATTATCTTTTGTAGATAACGGCGTTTCTATTGAATGGATGGAAAAAGCAGGTGTCAGAGTACAGAACCTGTTAACGAAAGGCTCACTGAACCATTTAACCCATCAGTTAAAAAAAACGCCCGAACAGCACTTCGCCGAAATCGCCACGGTTATACAATCTGCCAAAAGTAAGGGGATCGATACAAACATCTATCTCGAGGACTGGAGTAACGGGATGAGGCATTCGCCTGATTATACCTGGCAGTACCTGGAATTTCTGTCGACTCAACCGGTAAAGAGGATCATGCTGCCTGATACGCTGGGCGTGCTTACACCATCAGAGACGTCTCAATTTATATCGGCAATCAGGACTAAATTTCCGCAGCTTCACTTTGACTTCCATGCTCATAACGACTACGACCTTGCTACATCAAATGTGCTTGAAGCGGTTAAAGCCGGTATAAACGGGCTGCATTTAACCGTGAACGGCATGGGCGAAAGAGCAGGAAATGCTCCTATGGCGAGTGTAGTTGCCGTTATTAACGACTTTCTTCCTGAAGCTGAAATTGCCTTAAAAGAGTCGTCAATTTACAAAGTAAGTAAACTGGTTGAAACGTTTTCGGGCGTGAGAATTCCGACTAACAAACCCATTGTTGGAGAGAACGTGTTCACTCAAACGGCGGGGATTCATGCGGACGGTGATAACAAGAGTAACCTCTATTGCAACGCCCTGCTCCCTGAACGCTTTGGACGAAAACGGAAATATGCACTTGGCAAGACTTCAGGCAAGGCGAACATTGAAAAGAACCTCCAGGAGCTGGGCCTGAAGTTAAACAATGAGGACCTGAAGAAAGTGACTCAGCGCGTTATCGAGCTGGGCGATAAAAAGGAGGCTGTAACAACAGAAGATCTTCCTTATATTATTTCCGATGTTTTGAACAGCAAGCTCTACGAAGAAAAAGTGATCGTAGAATCTTATGTTCTTACGCATTCAAAGGGACTGAGGCCTTCAGCCACTCTTGCTGTGTGTATCAACGGAAAACTTTTTGAAGAGCATGCGCAGGGCGACGGTCAGTTCGATGCATTTATGAACGCCCTGACGAAGGTTTACTCCCGCATAAACATGAAACTGCCTAAATTAGTGGATTATGCAGTAAGAATAGCTCCCGGCAGTAACTCCGACGCGTTATGCGAGACGATAATAACCTGGGAAACGAACAATAAAACCTTTATTACCCGCGGGCTTGACTCTGATCAGACAGTCTGCGCGATTAAGGCAACTCAGAAAATGTTAAATATTATATAG
- the leuD gene encoding 3-isopropylmalate dehydratase small subunit, which translates to MAYDKFTVLKSTAVPLPIENVDTDQIIPARFLKATERVGFGDNLFRDWRYNPDNTPKADFVLNNPVYSGKILVGGKNFGSGSSREHAAWAIYDYGFRCVVSSFFADIFRNNCLNIGVLPVQVSAEFLEKIFNAIFANPQTELEINLSEQTITLLATGESESFDISSYKKDNMSNGFDDIDYLQNIKGEIQEFASKLPF; encoded by the coding sequence ATGGCTTACGATAAATTCACTGTATTAAAAAGTACCGCCGTTCCTCTTCCGATTGAGAATGTCGATACCGATCAGATCATCCCGGCCCGCTTCCTTAAAGCAACAGAACGCGTAGGGTTTGGAGATAATTTATTCCGCGACTGGAGATATAACCCCGACAATACTCCTAAAGCAGATTTCGTTCTAAATAACCCCGTCTACAGTGGTAAAATACTTGTCGGTGGCAAGAACTTCGGGTCAGGATCATCCAGAGAACATGCAGCATGGGCTATTTACGATTATGGCTTCAGATGCGTTGTTTCCAGTTTCTTCGCCGACATATTCCGCAACAATTGCTTGAATATTGGAGTGCTGCCGGTACAGGTTAGCGCAGAGTTCCTTGAAAAGATCTTCAATGCCATCTTCGCCAATCCGCAGACAGAACTGGAAATAAACCTATCTGAGCAAACGATTACGCTTTTGGCTACCGGCGAAAGCGAGAGCTTCGACATCAGCAGTTATAAAAAGGATAATATGTCAAACGGTTTTGACGACATAGACTATCTTCAGAATATAAAGGGAGAGATCCAGGAATTCGCTTCGAAACTACCATTCTAA
- the ilvA gene encoding threonine ammonia-lyase IlvA, translating into MTSYLYDPDPVKALERLKPVIKRTPLIYNTRLSEKYGCQLFLKREDLQAVRSYKLRGAYNMICQLSAEQLAKGVVCASAGNHAQGVAFSCRELNTRGVIFMPEITPKQKIDQTRMFGNGMIEIILVGDTFDDCLKEALAYTDENKMTFVPPFDNYNIIEGQGTVAVEILEDLPDTDIVIIPVGGGGLAAGAGSYLKQVNPSIRVLGVEPEGAPSMFRAFEAGGPETLQSINRFVDGASVKRVGELTYPICRNVLDQIILVPEGKVCTTILRLYNEEAIVAEPAGALSVAALDLCADQIKGKNVVCILSGGNNDIERMQEIKELSLLYEGLKHYFLIRFPQRPGALKRFVNNVLGPGDDITRFEFIKKTERESGPALVGIELKSAEDYAALIQRMEAHRFDYKAINRDQTLFEYLV; encoded by the coding sequence ATGACTAGTTATCTCTATGATCCCGATCCTGTAAAAGCGCTGGAACGCCTAAAGCCGGTTATCAAGCGTACGCCTTTGATATACAATACCCGCCTTTCTGAAAAATATGGATGCCAGCTATTCCTCAAGCGCGAGGATCTTCAGGCTGTAAGGTCGTACAAATTGCGCGGAGCGTATAACATGATCTGCCAGCTAAGCGCTGAGCAGCTTGCCAAAGGCGTTGTATGTGCGAGCGCAGGGAATCATGCCCAAGGCGTGGCTTTCTCGTGCAGGGAGTTAAATACGCGGGGGGTGATTTTCATGCCCGAAATAACTCCTAAGCAGAAAATTGACCAGACCAGGATGTTTGGTAATGGGATGATTGAGATCATATTGGTTGGTGATACTTTTGACGATTGTCTTAAGGAAGCGCTGGCCTATACCGACGAGAATAAAATGACTTTCGTACCGCCATTTGATAATTACAATATTATCGAAGGACAGGGTACAGTGGCGGTAGAAATTCTGGAAGATCTGCCAGATACCGATATCGTGATTATACCTGTGGGCGGTGGTGGCTTAGCTGCGGGCGCTGGCAGCTACCTCAAGCAGGTAAACCCCTCTATCCGGGTGTTAGGTGTTGAACCTGAAGGCGCACCTTCCATGTTTAGAGCCTTTGAAGCCGGAGGTCCCGAAACACTGCAGTCCATCAATCGCTTTGTCGACGGAGCATCTGTAAAGCGGGTTGGTGAGCTTACTTATCCCATCTGCAGAAATGTTCTCGACCAGATAATCCTTGTTCCCGAAGGAAAGGTTTGTACTACTATATTGAGACTCTATAATGAGGAAGCTATTGTTGCTGAACCGGCGGGGGCATTATCTGTTGCGGCCCTTGATCTTTGTGCTGATCAGATAAAGGGGAAGAATGTAGTGTGCATCCTGAGCGGAGGCAATAATGACATCGAACGGATGCAGGAGATTAAGGAACTTTCGCTGTTATACGAAGGACTCAAACACTATTTTCTGATCCGCTTTCCGCAGCGTCCGGGAGCTTTAAAAAGGTTCGTTAACAATGTACTCGGCCCCGGCGACGACATTACCCGTTTTGAGTTTATTAAGAAAACAGAGCGCGAAAGCGGCCCGGCCCTTGTTGGTATAGAACTTAAGTCGGCCGAGGACTATGCTGCCCTGATCCAAAGGATGGAAGCTCATCGGTTTGACTATAAGGCTATCAACCGCGATCAGACATTGTTTGAGTATTTGGTGTGA
- the leuC gene encoding 3-isopropylmalate dehydratase large subunit codes for MSKTLFDKVWDAHVVRSIEGGPDVLFIDRHLIHEVTSPVAFLGLKTRGIPVLYPERTFATADHNTPTINQHLPVADPLSANQLKALEENAGAYGIRHWGLGHQKNGIVHVVGPENGITQPGATIVCGDSHTSTHGAFGAIAFGIGTSEVEMVLSTQCIMQPKPKKMRINITGSLSKGVTPKDVALFIISKLTTSGATGYFVEYAGEVFESMSMEGRMTVCNLSIEMGARGGMIAPDETTFNYIKGREFTPKGEAWDKAMAYWQTLKTDADATFDKEFTYDGSSIEPMITYGTNPGMGMGISNNIPTAQELDGGVATYEKSLNYMGFHEGESMIGKKVDYVFVGSCTNGRIEDFRAFASIVKGKKKADDVTVWLVPGSHVVEAQIKEEGLLDVLTEAGFSLRQPGCSACLAMNDDKVPAGKYAVSTSNRNFEGRQGPGARTMLASPLVAAAAAVTGVVTDPRTLIQ; via the coding sequence ATGAGCAAGACATTATTTGACAAGGTGTGGGATGCGCATGTGGTACGTAGCATTGAAGGCGGCCCGGATGTGTTATTTATTGATCGCCATTTAATCCACGAGGTTACTAGTCCGGTAGCATTCCTGGGGTTAAAGACCCGGGGAATCCCTGTGCTATATCCGGAAAGAACTTTTGCAACCGCAGATCACAATACACCAACAATCAATCAGCATCTTCCTGTTGCTGATCCGCTTTCAGCGAACCAACTGAAGGCGCTGGAGGAAAATGCCGGAGCTTATGGAATCAGGCATTGGGGACTGGGTCACCAGAAAAATGGGATTGTACACGTTGTGGGACCGGAAAACGGCATAACCCAGCCAGGTGCAACCATCGTTTGCGGCGACTCGCATACATCAACTCATGGCGCTTTTGGAGCTATAGCCTTTGGTATCGGTACATCCGAAGTGGAAATGGTACTTTCTACACAGTGTATCATGCAGCCGAAGCCTAAAAAGATGCGGATCAACATTACAGGCAGTCTTAGCAAAGGAGTAACTCCAAAAGACGTGGCCCTGTTTATCATCTCAAAACTTACCACATCCGGCGCTACAGGATATTTTGTAGAGTATGCCGGAGAAGTTTTCGAAAGCATGAGCATGGAAGGCCGCATGACGGTTTGTAACCTCAGTATTGAAATGGGTGCACGCGGAGGTATGATCGCTCCCGACGAAACAACATTCAATTATATTAAAGGACGTGAATTCACTCCTAAAGGTGAAGCATGGGATAAAGCGATGGCTTACTGGCAGACGTTAAAGACTGACGCTGACGCTACTTTCGATAAAGAGTTTACATATGATGGGAGCAGCATTGAACCCATGATCACTTATGGTACCAATCCGGGAATGGGCATGGGAATATCTAACAATATCCCAACGGCGCAGGAACTGGACGGTGGTGTAGCTACTTATGAGAAATCGTTAAACTACATGGGCTTCCATGAAGGAGAATCGATGATCGGAAAGAAAGTAGATTATGTGTTTGTTGGAAGCTGTACGAACGGCCGCATTGAAGATTTCAGAGCTTTTGCTTCTATCGTTAAAGGCAAGAAAAAAGCGGATGATGTTACGGTATGGCTCGTACCCGGTTCTCATGTAGTTGAAGCACAAATTAAAGAAGAAGGATTGCTTGATGTATTAACAGAGGCTGGTTTTTCTTTACGTCAGCCTGGCTGCTCAGCATGTCTTGCGATGAACGACGATAAAGTCCCTGCCGGTAAATATGCGGTAAGTACCTCTAACAGGAACTTCGAAGGCCGCCAGGGCCCTGGTGCCAGAACCATGTTAGCAAGTCCCCTGGTTGCAGCTGCTGCTGCCGTTACGGGAGTGGTAACCGATCCAAGAACGTTAATTCAATAA